A genomic segment from Modestobacter roseus encodes:
- the pflB gene encoding formate C-acetyltransferase yields the protein MTSSTIDRPAAGTGTGDQAWRGFSPGPWQDRIDVRDFIQRNVTPYEGDAGFLAGPTERTTRVWQAVSALFPEERAKGVYDVDPHTPSTITSHAPGYISEDDEVVVGLQTDAPLKRAIMPNGGWRMVENALRTYGYEPDPVVREIFTTYRKTHNDGVFDVYPQAVLAARRSHIVTGLPDAYGRGRIIGDYRRVALYGVDALIAAKQLEKDELDLLRSTEEVIRDREELAEQIRALGELAEMAAGYGCDVSRPAATAQEAVQWLYLGYLAAVKEQNGAAMSLGRTSTFLDVYLQRDLTEGRIDESAAQELVDQFVIKLRIVRFLRTPEYDALFSGDPTWVTESIGGMAEDGRTLVTRTSFRFLQTLYDLGPAPEPNLTVLWSDRLPEGFKRFCAQVSIDTSSIQYESDELIRPAWGDDAGIACCVSAMAIGKQMQFFGARVNLAKALLYAINGGRDEVTGEQVAPASAPLTGEVLGYDDVRAAYDRLLDWLAETYVDALNCIHLMHDKYAYERIEMALHDCTVLRTLACGIAGLSVAADSLSAIRYATVRPVRDDTGLVVDYHVEGEFPAFGNDDDRVDDIAVDLVRTFMAKLRRQPTYRNAVHTQSVLTITSNVVYGTHTGNTPDGRRAGQPFAPGANPMNGRDRHGMLASALSVAKLPYDEAQDGISLTSTVVPAGLGRTKEEQVGNLVGLLDAYTVSGGYHLNVNVLNRETLEDAMEHPEDYPQLTIRVSGYAVNFVRLTREQQLDVLSRTFHGGL from the coding sequence ATGACCAGCAGCACGATCGACCGCCCCGCCGCCGGCACCGGCACCGGCGACCAGGCCTGGCGTGGGTTCTCCCCCGGTCCCTGGCAGGACCGGATCGACGTGCGCGACTTCATCCAGCGCAACGTCACCCCCTACGAGGGCGACGCCGGCTTCCTCGCCGGCCCCACCGAGCGGACCACCCGGGTGTGGCAGGCGGTGTCCGCGCTCTTCCCGGAGGAGCGGGCCAAGGGCGTGTACGACGTCGACCCGCACACGCCGTCGACCATCACCTCGCACGCGCCGGGCTACATCAGCGAGGACGACGAGGTGGTCGTCGGGCTGCAGACCGACGCCCCGCTGAAGCGGGCGATCATGCCCAACGGCGGCTGGCGGATGGTCGAGAACGCGCTGCGCACCTACGGCTACGAACCCGACCCGGTGGTGCGGGAGATCTTCACGACCTACCGCAAGACGCACAACGACGGCGTCTTCGACGTCTACCCCCAGGCGGTGCTGGCCGCCCGCCGCTCGCACATCGTGACCGGGCTGCCCGACGCCTACGGCCGCGGCCGGATCATCGGCGACTACCGGCGGGTGGCGCTCTACGGCGTCGACGCGCTGATCGCGGCCAAGCAGCTGGAGAAGGACGAGCTGGACCTGCTCCGCTCCACCGAGGAGGTCATCCGGGACCGCGAGGAGCTGGCCGAGCAGATCCGCGCCCTGGGCGAGCTGGCGGAGATGGCCGCGGGCTACGGCTGCGACGTCAGCCGCCCCGCGGCCACCGCACAGGAGGCGGTGCAGTGGCTGTACCTGGGCTACCTGGCGGCGGTGAAGGAGCAGAACGGCGCGGCGATGTCGCTGGGCCGCACCTCGACGTTCCTCGACGTCTACCTGCAGCGGGACCTCACCGAGGGGCGGATCGACGAGAGCGCGGCGCAGGAGCTGGTCGACCAGTTCGTGATCAAGCTGCGCATCGTCCGGTTCCTGCGCACCCCGGAGTACGACGCGCTGTTCTCCGGCGACCCGACGTGGGTGACCGAGTCGATCGGAGGGATGGCCGAGGACGGGCGCACCCTGGTGACCCGCACCTCCTTCCGCTTCCTGCAGACCCTGTACGACCTCGGTCCCGCGCCGGAGCCGAACCTGACCGTGCTGTGGAGCGACCGGCTGCCGGAGGGGTTCAAGCGGTTCTGCGCGCAGGTGTCGATCGACACCTCCTCGATCCAGTACGAGTCCGACGAGCTGATCCGCCCGGCCTGGGGGGACGACGCCGGCATCGCCTGCTGCGTCTCGGCGATGGCGATCGGCAAGCAGATGCAGTTCTTCGGCGCGCGGGTCAACCTGGCCAAGGCGCTGCTGTACGCGATCAACGGCGGCCGGGACGAGGTCACCGGCGAGCAGGTGGCGCCGGCCAGCGCGCCGTTGACCGGCGAGGTGCTCGGCTACGACGACGTCCGGGCCGCCTACGACCGGCTGCTGGACTGGCTCGCCGAGACCTACGTCGACGCGCTCAACTGCATCCACCTCATGCACGACAAGTACGCCTACGAGCGCATCGAGATGGCGCTGCACGACTGCACCGTGCTGCGCACGCTGGCCTGCGGGATCGCCGGGCTGAGCGTGGCGGCGGACTCGCTGTCGGCGATCAGGTACGCCACGGTGCGGCCGGTGCGCGACGACACCGGGCTGGTGGTCGACTACCACGTGGAGGGCGAGTTCCCGGCCTTCGGCAACGACGACGACCGGGTCGACGACATCGCGGTCGACCTGGTGCGCACCTTCATGGCCAAGCTGCGGCGCCAGCCGACCTACCGGAACGCGGTGCACACCCAGTCGGTGCTGACCATCACCAGCAACGTCGTCTACGGCACGCACACCGGCAACACCCCCGACGGACGGCGGGCCGGCCAGCCCTTCGCCCCGGGCGCGAACCCGATGAACGGCCGGGACCGGCACGGCATGCTGGCCAGCGCGCTGAGCGTGGCGAAGCTGCCCTACGACGAGGCGCAGGACGGCATCTCGCTGACCTCCACGGTGGTGCCCGCGGGGCTGGGTCGGACGAAGGAGGAGCAGGTCGGCAACCTGGTCGGGCTGCTGGACGCCTACACCGTCTCCGGCGGCTACCACCTCAACGTCAACGTGCTGAACCGCGAGACGCTCGAGGACGCGATGGAGCACCCGGAGGACTACCCGCAGCTGACCATCCGGGTGTCCGGGTACGCGGTGAACTTCGTCCGGCTCACCCGAGAGCAGCAGCTGGACGTGCTGTCCCGGACCTTCCACGGCGGGCTGTGA
- a CDS encoding exosortase/archaeosortase family protein: MTTALGQPTPWSAPTAGSDDVGLVRPLLSIVAAGVMIGLFVVADRVQELEASLSAGLARLGGISDAARVGTSVLFSVDGVQTGYGITLGCTVAFLIIPFTGVTVVLLAVQRVSAWRALASLAAAIGTVFAVNQVRLLAIAEAMATFGPADGYARTHLLAGTLISTIGVVAAGTLYLAILLRGSASKGRHRA; the protein is encoded by the coding sequence ATGACCACCGCCCTCGGCCAGCCGACCCCGTGGTCGGCGCCCACCGCCGGCAGCGACGACGTCGGCCTGGTCCGCCCGCTGCTCAGCATCGTCGCGGCCGGCGTGATGATCGGGTTGTTCGTGGTCGCCGACCGGGTGCAGGAGCTGGAGGCGTCGCTGTCCGCCGGGCTCGCCCGGCTCGGCGGGATCTCCGACGCGGCCCGGGTCGGCACGTCGGTGCTGTTCTCCGTCGACGGGGTGCAGACCGGTTACGGCATCACCCTCGGCTGCACCGTCGCCTTCCTGATCATCCCCTTCACCGGGGTCACGGTCGTGCTGCTGGCGGTCCAGCGGGTGAGTGCCTGGCGGGCGCTGGCCAGCCTGGCCGCCGCGATCGGCACGGTCTTCGCGGTCAACCAGGTCCGGCTGCTGGCCATCGCCGAGGCGATGGCGACCTTCGGCCCGGCGGACGGCTACGCCCGCACCCACCTGCTCGCGGGCACCCTGATCAGCACCATCGGCGTGGTCGCCGCCGGCACCCTGTACCTCGCCATCCTGCTGCGCGGCAGCGCCTCCAAGGGGCGCCACCGTGCATGA
- a CDS encoding sulfotransferase family protein, which translates to MDPDPLPRLFVVGCPRSGTTLLQSFLAAHPDVQAFPETHFFYRLPGDLDGPIPPDLAADLPEVAGFLGRPGLTWPEPATGRLVAQAFLATAAEVTRANGRRTWVEKTPANLYALDRVQRLVPGARFLHILRDGADVAASLCSVSAGWGSSYTPDQAVDLWAECVAITAEHRGRPGHTVVSYAQLAQHPERVLRAACADVGLPYDPVMVAGRAGAASALIKGFETWKGDNTGPLVHRPREKFGLVFDAETQRRVEKRVAEVVVPELTGD; encoded by the coding sequence GTGGATCCCGATCCGCTCCCGCGGCTGTTCGTCGTCGGCTGCCCGCGTTCGGGGACGACGCTGCTGCAGTCCTTCCTCGCCGCCCACCCGGACGTGCAGGCCTTCCCGGAGACGCACTTCTTCTACCGGCTGCCCGGCGACCTCGACGGCCCGATCCCGCCCGACCTGGCAGCGGACCTGCCGGAGGTCGCCGGCTTCCTCGGCCGGCCGGGGCTGACGTGGCCGGAACCGGCGACCGGGCGGCTGGTGGCCCAGGCGTTCCTGGCGACGGCGGCGGAGGTGACCCGCGCGAACGGCCGGCGCACCTGGGTGGAGAAGACCCCGGCCAACCTCTACGCCCTCGACCGCGTCCAGCGGCTGGTGCCGGGAGCGCGCTTCCTGCACATCCTGCGGGACGGCGCCGACGTCGCGGCCAGCCTGTGCTCGGTGTCCGCCGGGTGGGGGAGCAGCTACACCCCCGACCAGGCGGTCGACCTGTGGGCCGAGTGCGTGGCGATCACCGCCGAGCACCGCGGTCGACCCGGGCACACGGTGGTGTCCTATGCGCAGCTGGCCCAGCACCCCGAGCGGGTGCTCCGCGCCGCCTGCGCCGACGTCGGCCTGCCCTACGACCCGGTGATGGTGGCCGGGCGGGCCGGGGCGGCATCGGCGCTGATCAAGGGCTTCGAGACGTGGAAGGGCGACAACACCGGCCCCCTGGTGCACCGCCCGCGGGAGAAGTTCGGGCTGGTCTTCGACGCCGAGACCCAGCGCCGGGTGGAGAAGCGGGTCGCGGAGGTCGTCGTCCCCGAGCTCACCGGCGAC
- a CDS encoding glycosyltransferase family 2 protein — MHDPEAMLALLNTGAFLLCVGFLVYVLCILRPFLRRRDSVPGTRAGHDFHLVVPCLNEEDVIAATVRHLTTDFPDATVWIVDDGSTDATPLLLAALADRHQNLRVLTRRAPEARQGKGAALNAAWRAISAELPVDADRDKVIVGVVDADARLERVCPDVICGPAYFGARSVVAVQVQVRITQDVDALVSTDPGRLGDLGRERHRDPLLVQLQDMEFTGTIAAMQTLRQRTGSVAMGGNGQFTRMSGLDRIAREHGTPWHGALLEDFELGLHVLLTGGRTEYCDDTFVAQLGLTRLKPLIRQRSRWAQGGIQCLRYLWQVLCSPRVPLGGALEVAYYLYVPWSQMLGSVVFPTAIAVDAYYAFSTGDGPADWWAAGAWGLVPLALLFGVLPQFIWGPIYRARTGGVISRRRAVWLGLANIGYGYLLQAAVWWAFTRTLRRRTDWKKTARTDQAGAAPAPLPLDPAPAGSPVLIGSPR, encoded by the coding sequence GTGCATGACCCGGAGGCGATGCTGGCCCTGCTGAACACCGGGGCGTTCCTGCTGTGCGTCGGCTTCCTGGTCTACGTGCTGTGCATCCTGCGGCCGTTCCTGCGCCGCCGGGACAGCGTGCCGGGCACCCGCGCCGGTCACGACTTCCACCTCGTCGTCCCCTGCCTCAACGAGGAGGACGTGATCGCGGCGACGGTGCGCCACCTGACCACCGACTTCCCCGACGCGACCGTGTGGATCGTGGACGACGGCTCCACCGACGCGACCCCGCTGCTGCTGGCCGCCCTGGCCGACCGGCACCAGAACCTGCGGGTGCTCACCCGCCGGGCACCCGAGGCACGGCAGGGCAAGGGCGCGGCGTTGAACGCCGCCTGGCGGGCGATCTCCGCCGAGCTCCCGGTCGACGCCGACCGCGACAAGGTCATCGTCGGGGTGGTCGACGCCGACGCCCGGCTGGAGCGGGTCTGCCCGGACGTCATCTGCGGGCCGGCCTACTTCGGCGCCAGGTCCGTGGTCGCGGTCCAGGTGCAGGTGCGGATCACCCAGGACGTCGACGCCCTGGTCAGCACCGACCCCGGCCGGCTCGGTGACCTCGGCCGCGAGCGGCACCGCGACCCGCTGCTGGTGCAGCTGCAGGACATGGAGTTCACCGGCACCATCGCTGCGATGCAGACGCTCCGGCAGCGCACCGGCAGCGTCGCGATGGGCGGCAACGGCCAGTTCACCCGGATGTCCGGGCTGGACCGGATCGCCCGTGAGCACGGCACCCCCTGGCACGGGGCGCTGCTGGAGGACTTCGAGCTCGGTCTGCACGTCCTGCTGACCGGGGGGCGCACCGAGTACTGCGACGACACCTTCGTCGCCCAGCTCGGCCTCACCCGGCTCAAGCCCCTGATCCGGCAGCGCAGTCGCTGGGCGCAGGGCGGCATCCAGTGCCTCCGCTACCTGTGGCAGGTGCTCTGCTCCCCGCGGGTACCGCTGGGCGGGGCGCTGGAGGTCGCCTACTACCTCTACGTCCCCTGGTCCCAGATGCTGGGCAGCGTCGTCTTCCCGACCGCGATCGCGGTGGACGCCTACTACGCCTTCAGCACCGGCGACGGACCGGCCGACTGGTGGGCCGCCGGCGCCTGGGGACTGGTTCCGCTGGCCCTGCTGTTCGGCGTGCTCCCCCAGTTCATCTGGGGGCCGATCTACCGGGCGCGCACCGGCGGCGTGATCAGCCGCCGCCGTGCGGTCTGGCTGGGCCTGGCCAACATCGGCTACGGCTACCTGCTGCAGGCCGCGGTCTGGTGGGCCTTCACCCGCACCCTGCGCCGCCGCACCGACTGGAAGAAGACCGCCCGGACCGACCAGGCCGGCGCCGCCCCCGCTCCCCTCCCGCTGGACCCCGCCCCTGCCGGATCCCCCGTCCTGATCGGAAGCCCGCGATGA
- the wecB gene encoding non-hydrolyzing UDP-N-acetylglucosamine 2-epimerase — MTRRIAVVLGTRPEIIKLAPVVHALGEAAEMVFTAQHYDPELSDVFFRNASLPPPTMPLSGAGGRDRADQVGLMLTGLVTHFRSTRPAAVVVQGDTNSANAGAQAAHYLGIPVVHVEAGLRSHDRAMPEEINRLVIGAVADVHCCATAGNADALLAGGTPAGAVHVTGNPIVEATRRALPEPRLQAAVLEDFRVTAGEYVLATVHRPENTDSAEQLAALLESLGELNRPVLLPLHPRTRARLEAFGIEPPVNVRLCQPVDHPTFLALALGATLVVSDSGGVQEEVTVLGKPLVVVRNSTERPESIDAGFAVLTQPAGVAAAAAHLLRPGWPARLRSLPCPFGDGHAGERIAALALAVAGAGTQPVTASSEHR, encoded by the coding sequence GTGACCCGCCGCATCGCCGTGGTGCTGGGCACCCGGCCGGAGATCATCAAGCTGGCGCCGGTGGTGCACGCGCTGGGCGAGGCCGCGGAGATGGTGTTCACCGCACAGCACTACGACCCGGAGCTGTCCGACGTCTTCTTCCGCAACGCGTCGCTGCCGCCGCCGACGATGCCGCTGTCGGGGGCCGGCGGCCGGGACCGGGCCGACCAGGTGGGCCTCATGCTCACCGGGCTGGTCACCCACTTCCGGAGTACCCGGCCGGCCGCGGTGGTCGTCCAGGGAGACACCAACAGCGCCAACGCCGGGGCACAGGCCGCCCACTACCTGGGCATACCCGTGGTCCACGTGGAGGCCGGCCTGCGGTCGCACGACCGGGCGATGCCCGAGGAGATCAACCGGCTGGTGATCGGCGCGGTCGCGGACGTGCACTGCTGCGCCACCGCGGGCAACGCCGACGCGCTGCTCGCCGGTGGCACACCCGCCGGCGCCGTGCACGTCACCGGCAACCCGATCGTCGAGGCCACCCGGCGGGCGCTACCGGAACCGCGGCTGCAGGCGGCCGTGCTGGAGGACTTCCGGGTCACCGCCGGCGAGTACGTGCTGGCCACCGTGCACCGGCCGGAGAACACCGACTCCGCCGAGCAGCTCGCCGCCCTGCTGGAGTCCCTCGGCGAGCTGAATCGGCCGGTGCTCCTGCCGCTGCACCCGCGCACCCGTGCCCGGCTGGAGGCCTTCGGCATCGAACCGCCGGTCAACGTCCGGCTGTGCCAGCCGGTCGACCACCCGACCTTCCTGGCCCTGGCGCTCGGTGCGACGCTGGTCGTCTCCGACTCCGGCGGCGTGCAGGAGGAGGTCACCGTGCTGGGCAAGCCACTGGTCGTGGTGCGCAACAGCACCGAGCGACCGGAGAGCATCGACGCGGGCTTCGCCGTGCTCACCCAGCCGGCCGGGGTCGCCGCCGCGGCGGCGCACCTGCTGCGCCCTGGCTGGCCCGCTCGGCTGCGCTCCCTCCCCTGCCCCTTCGGCGACGGCCACGCCGGCGAACGGATCGCCGCGCTCGCCCTGGCCGTAGCCGGCGCCGGGACGCAGCCGGTGACCGCCTCGTCCGAGCACCGCTGA